A genomic region of Staphylococcus roterodami contains the following coding sequences:
- a CDS encoding YmfK family protein — protein MTVAEKKEWYLEYEIEINRPGLLGDVSSLLGMLGISIVTINGVDQGKRGLLIKTDNLEKVERFEQIARSIDEIEITKLKKPELRDRLAVRHGRYIEQDAKDKKTFRFEREDLGLLVDFLAELFKEEGHKLIGIRGMPRVGKTESIVAGSVCAHKRWLFISSTLIKQTVRSSLIKGEYDANHVYIIDGAVTARESNPKHQELVNEVMTLPSIKVVEHPDLFVETSTCTMDDFDYIIELRENENQEIHYEEMKKQTVQSKNNLDFGDPFGGGFGFFE, from the coding sequence ATGACAGTTGCAGAAAAAAAAGAATGGTACCTAGAATATGAGATTGAAATTAACAGACCTGGTCTATTAGGCGATGTATCTAGTTTATTAGGTATGTTAGGTATAAGTATAGTTACAATTAATGGTGTAGATCAAGGTAAAAGAGGCCTTTTAATTAAGACTGATAATCTTGAAAAAGTTGAACGTTTTGAACAAATAGCTCGTAGTATTGATGAAATCGAAATTACAAAGTTAAAAAAGCCGGAACTTAGAGATCGGCTTGCTGTTAGACATGGTAGATATATTGAACAAGACGCTAAAGATAAGAAAACGTTTAGATTTGAGCGTGAAGATTTAGGATTACTCGTAGATTTTTTAGCGGAGTTATTTAAAGAAGAAGGTCATAAATTAATTGGAATTAGAGGTATGCCTAGAGTAGGTAAAACAGAATCGATAGTAGCTGGAAGTGTTTGTGCGCATAAAAGATGGTTATTTATAAGTTCTACTTTAATTAAACAAACGGTGCGTAGCTCACTTATTAAGGGCGAATATGACGCGAACCATGTTTATATTATTGACGGCGCTGTTACTGCAAGAGAGTCAAACCCAAAACACCAAGAATTAGTTAACGAAGTTATGACATTGCCATCAATCAAAGTTGTTGAACATCCTGATTTATTTGTTGAAACAAGTACATGTACTATGGATGATTTTGACTATATTATTGAATTGAGAGAAAATGAAAATCAAGAAATACATTACGAAGAAATGAAAAAGCAAACAGTTCAAAGTAAAAATAATTTAGATTTTGGCGATCCATTTGGTGGTGGATTTGGTTTCTTCGAGTAA